A single genomic interval of Aegicerativicinus sediminis harbors:
- a CDS encoding sensor histidine kinase, whose protein sequence is MYRTLPNSNTVPLRYHILFWIVYFSFNVVRWGSYFNDYVYSLKSNLVEFPIHILIVYFNIYYLIPRFILNKKYLQYVLILIVMLFGVYFVRTGLNYFLVSKEIWPEAAANRDSFFGFNHIVAVILGELYVLGFVTGIHLLIVWSMERRWNEKLAQLQLNTELKYLRTQIQPHFFFNALNNLYALTLKKSDAAPRLVLKISDILQYILYEVSDKKVDLIEEINYIHNYIDVERMRFDERVDCEVDIIGSIEEVTVPPLLFLNFIENSFKHGLKNSEFLKVKMSFEVVDRGFLEFKINNTFNGEISKEFSQGIGMPNTERRLNLLFPNNYELKSSVEDGVYELYLKIPV, encoded by the coding sequence TTGTATAGAACCCTGCCAAATAGCAACACTGTTCCTCTTAGGTATCACATTCTATTTTGGATAGTTTATTTTAGTTTTAATGTGGTTAGATGGGGAAGTTATTTTAATGATTATGTCTATTCCCTGAAGTCTAATTTGGTGGAGTTTCCCATCCACATTCTAATAGTTTACTTCAATATTTATTATTTAATACCTCGATTTATTCTCAACAAAAAGTATTTGCAATACGTATTGATACTTATTGTGATGCTTTTCGGTGTTTATTTCGTTAGAACAGGTTTGAATTATTTTTTGGTTTCTAAAGAAATTTGGCCAGAAGCAGCTGCCAATAGGGATTCGTTTTTTGGGTTTAATCATATTGTTGCAGTAATTCTAGGTGAATTATATGTTTTAGGTTTTGTCACAGGGATTCATTTGTTGATCGTATGGAGTATGGAAAGAAGATGGAATGAAAAATTGGCCCAACTTCAATTAAATACTGAGTTAAAATATTTGAGGACCCAAATTCAACCTCACTTCTTTTTTAATGCATTGAATAATCTATATGCCCTTACATTAAAAAAGTCGGACGCCGCTCCAAGGCTAGTTCTTAAAATTTCAGATATTTTACAATATATTTTATATGAGGTTTCAGATAAAAAGGTCGACTTAATTGAAGAAATAAATTACATACACAACTACATAGATGTAGAACGTATGCGTTTTGATGAAAGGGTGGACTGTGAGGTTGATATCATCGGTAGTATTGAAGAAGTAACAGTGCCACCGTTATTATTCCTTAATTTTATTGAAAACTCATTTAAGCATGGACTTAAAAATAGTGAGTTCTTAAAAGTGAAAATGTCCTTTGAAGTTGTTGATAGAGGATTTTTAGAATTCAAAATAAACAATACCTTTAATGGAGAAATTAGTAAAGAGTTTAGTCAAGGAATTGGTATGCCTAACACCGAAAGAAGGCTTAATCTCCTTTTCCCAAATAACTATGAATTAAAATCATCTGTAGAGGATGGAGTCTATGAATTGTATCTTAAAATACCGGTGTAA
- a CDS encoding MIP/aquaporin family protein: MTPFIAEFLGTFLLIFLGNSVVANVVLNGTKGNGSGWIVITTGWALAVYVAVLVAGPVSGAHINPAVTLSLAIGGLFDWSIVPEYMIAQLLGSMFGALSVYIFHKKHYDITEDPALISASFCTSPAIPNTLSNLFSEFSGTFVLMVAVFYLAGPEFVSASGETAIIGLGSLGALPVALVVWSIGLSLGGTTGYAINPARDLGPRIVLTILPLKHKSSNWPYFWIPVIGPILGGALASLLFLSFT, encoded by the coding sequence ATGACACCATTTATTGCAGAATTTCTAGGAACTTTTCTTTTGATATTTTTGGGAAATTCTGTGGTGGCTAATGTGGTACTAAATGGCACCAAGGGCAATGGTTCTGGCTGGATTGTAATAACTACCGGTTGGGCACTAGCAGTTTATGTTGCTGTATTGGTTGCTGGTCCGGTTAGTGGAGCTCATATTAATCCGGCTGTAACCCTTTCCTTAGCCATTGGAGGGCTTTTCGATTGGTCTATCGTTCCGGAATACATGATTGCCCAACTCCTTGGCTCAATGTTTGGAGCATTATCCGTTTATATTTTCCATAAAAAGCATTACGACATTACTGAAGACCCAGCATTGATTTCTGCCTCTTTTTGTACTTCTCCAGCCATTCCAAATACATTGTCAAATTTATTTTCTGAATTTTCAGGAACCTTTGTATTAATGGTGGCAGTATTCTATCTGGCCGGACCTGAGTTTGTAAGTGCTTCAGGAGAAACGGCTATTATAGGGTTAGGTTCCCTAGGTGCCTTACCTGTTGCCTTGGTTGTTTGGTCTATAGGGTTGTCTTTAGGAGGTACGACTGGCTATGCCATAAATCCGGCTAGGGATTTAGGGCCAAGGATTGTTCTAACCATATTACCATTAAAACATAAGTCGTCAAACTGGCCATATTTTTGGATTCCAGTTATTGGACCAATTTTGGGTGGAGCACTTGCCTCCTTATTATTTTTAAGCTTTACCTAA
- a CDS encoding SGNH/GDSL hydrolase family protein: MKNIFTFRYYLTFALISLFLVGCNDDDGPSGDSEQPLPELISGDADFSKYVSIGNSLTAGYTDGALFIAGQQFSTPNLLAQKFSLAGGGAFSQPLMNDNIGGLLIGGQENSSFGPRYVFDFETGLPSQLEGTPTTEATNVLSGPFNNMGVPGAKSFHLLFDGYGNPANLSLELANPYFVRFASSPTATILGDAMAQSPTFFTLWAGNQDILGYAYSGGESNPDSEEYDPLTDLATFSFSYSTLVNTLTSGGAKGVVANIPDINSLAHFTTVPHDPLDPSDPNFGPMIPTLNTLFGALNQVFTVLNRTDRYMQFSTTNNSAVVIKDETLEDLSAQITAVLNANPDFPAFLAQFGVPAVAAPVVADLLGIMYGQARKAKSNDLLTLRSGSVIGTVNVDFFTFLQSKGLSPEIAGQFSVEGITFPLDDMWVLIPSEQEEIKNRTEEFNSVIANIANQAGLGFFDANETLNQISDEELQSGNFVFTDDLVTGGLFSLDGIHPTTRGYALIANEFLKVIDATYGSNFEESGNLYNAGEFPTNYPANL, from the coding sequence ATGAAAAATATATTCACATTCAGATACTATTTAACATTTGCCCTTATTTCATTGTTTTTAGTGGGATGTAATGATGACGATGGTCCCAGTGGAGATTCTGAACAACCATTACCAGAATTAATTTCAGGTGATGCGGATTTTTCAAAATATGTTTCAATAGGAAATTCATTAACCGCTGGATACACAGATGGTGCATTATTTATTGCTGGCCAGCAATTTTCAACGCCTAATCTTTTAGCTCAAAAATTTTCATTGGCTGGTGGTGGTGCGTTTTCTCAACCATTGATGAATGATAATATTGGTGGTTTATTGATTGGAGGCCAAGAAAACTCATCATTTGGACCAAGATATGTTTTCGATTTTGAAACGGGACTTCCTTCACAATTAGAAGGCACGCCAACTACAGAAGCTACAAATGTACTTTCGGGGCCGTTTAATAACATGGGGGTCCCAGGTGCAAAAAGCTTTCATTTATTATTTGATGGCTATGGTAATCCAGCCAATTTATCGCTGGAGCTTGCTAATCCCTATTTTGTAAGATTTGCAAGTTCACCTACAGCCACAATATTAGGAGATGCGATGGCTCAAAGCCCAACATTTTTCACTCTTTGGGCAGGAAACCAAGATATTTTGGGATATGCATACTCAGGAGGTGAAAGCAATCCTGATTCTGAAGAATATGATCCCTTGACTGATTTAGCAACCTTCAGTTTCTCTTACTCAACCTTGGTTAATACTTTAACCTCAGGCGGGGCCAAAGGGGTAGTTGCTAACATACCAGACATTAATAGTCTTGCACATTTTACTACAGTACCTCATGATCCATTAGACCCGTCAGATCCAAATTTCGGACCAATGATTCCTACTTTGAACACTCTATTTGGAGCATTAAACCAAGTATTTACCGTTTTAAATAGGACTGATAGATACATGCAATTTTCTACAACAAATAATAGTGCGGTTGTAATTAAAGATGAAACCTTGGAGGATTTATCCGCTCAAATTACTGCAGTGCTTAATGCTAATCCTGACTTTCCAGCATTTCTCGCTCAATTTGGAGTTCCTGCGGTTGCAGCGCCGGTGGTTGCCGACTTATTAGGAATTATGTATGGGCAGGCCCGGAAAGCTAAATCAAACGATTTGTTAACTCTACGCAGTGGATCAGTCATTGGAACTGTAAATGTGGATTTTTTCACATTTCTTCAATCAAAAGGCTTATCCCCAGAAATTGCTGGTCAATTTTCCGTAGAGGGAATAACCTTTCCCTTGGATGACATGTGGGTTTTAATTCCTAGTGAACAAGAAGAAATCAAAAATAGAACAGAAGAATTTAATTCTGTTATTGCGAATATTGCAAATCAAGCCGGTCTTGGATTTTTTGATGCTAACGAAACGTTGAATCAGATATCTGATGAAGAATTACAATCAGGGAACTTTGTTTTTACAGATGACTTAGTAACCGGTGGGTTGTTTTCATTAGATGGAATCCACCCTACCACTAGGGGTTATGCCTTAATTGCAAATGAATTTTTGAAAGTAATCGATGCAACTTATGGCAGCAATTTTGAAGAGTCTGGCAACCTATATAACGCTGGAGAATTCCCAACAAATTACCCTGCCAATTTGTAA
- the atpD gene encoding F0F1 ATP synthase subunit beta, giving the protein MAKVTGKVAQIVGPVIDVEFGSDSELPKIYDSLEIARPDGSTLVLEVQSHIGEDTVRTIAMDSSDGLSRGTEVVATGAPIQMPIGEDVYGRLFNVIGDAIDGMENLPKKGEEGLPIHREAPKFEDLSTSTEVLFTGIKVIDLIEPYAKGGKIGLFGGAGVGKTVLIQELINNIAKGHGGLSVFAGVGERTREGNDLLREMLESGIIKYGKDFMHSMEEGGWDLNKVDKSALKESKATFVFGQMNEPPGARARVALSGLTIAEYFRDGSGEGQGKDVLFFVDNIFRFTQAGSEVSALLGRMPSAVGYQPTLATEMGAMQERITSTKRGSITSVQAVYVPADDLTDPAPATTFAHLDATTVLSRKIAELGIYPAVDPLDSTSRILTADILGAEHYGCAQRVKELLQRYKELQDIIAILGMEELSEEDKLAVSRARRVQRFLSQPFHVAEQFTGIPGVLVDIKDTIKGFNMIMDGELDHLPEAAFNLKGTIEEAIEAGEKMLAEA; this is encoded by the coding sequence ATGGCAAAAGTCACAGGTAAAGTTGCACAAATTGTTGGACCGGTTATCGATGTTGAATTTGGAAGTGATTCTGAACTTCCAAAAATCTATGATTCGTTAGAAATTGCAAGACCAGATGGATCTACTCTGGTATTAGAAGTTCAATCGCACATTGGTGAAGATACAGTAAGAACCATAGCAATGGATTCTTCTGACGGATTAAGTAGAGGCACCGAAGTTGTTGCTACGGGAGCACCAATACAAATGCCGATTGGCGAGGATGTTTATGGTCGCCTTTTTAATGTAATTGGTGATGCAATTGATGGAATGGAAAACTTACCTAAGAAGGGTGAGGAAGGATTACCAATTCACAGAGAAGCTCCAAAATTTGAAGACTTATCTACTTCTACCGAAGTTCTTTTTACCGGAATCAAGGTTATCGACCTTATCGAACCATACGCCAAAGGTGGTAAAATTGGTTTATTTGGTGGTGCTGGTGTTGGTAAAACTGTATTAATTCAGGAATTAATCAACAACATTGCTAAAGGACATGGTGGTCTTTCTGTTTTTGCTGGTGTTGGTGAACGTACAAGAGAAGGTAACGACTTACTACGTGAAATGTTAGAATCTGGTATTATTAAATACGGTAAAGATTTTATGCATTCTATGGAAGAAGGTGGATGGGATCTTAACAAAGTTGACAAATCAGCATTAAAAGAATCTAAAGCTACTTTCGTATTCGGACAGATGAACGAACCTCCAGGAGCACGTGCTCGTGTTGCTCTTTCAGGTCTTACAATTGCTGAATATTTCCGTGACGGATCGGGTGAAGGACAAGGAAAAGACGTACTTTTCTTCGTAGACAACATTTTCCGTTTTACCCAAGCAGGTTCTGAGGTATCAGCTCTTTTAGGTCGTATGCCATCAGCGGTAGGTTACCAACCAACTTTGGCAACTGAGATGGGTGCGATGCAAGAACGTATTACTTCTACCAAGAGGGGATCGATTACGTCTGTACAAGCAGTATATGTGCCTGCGGATGACTTAACTGACCCTGCTCCTGCAACCACCTTTGCTCACTTAGATGCTACTACGGTATTGTCTCGTAAAATTGCTGAGCTTGGTATCTACCCTGCGGTGGATCCATTAGATTCTACATCAAGGATTTTAACTGCAGATATTTTGGGTGCTGAACATTATGGATGTGCTCAAAGAGTAAAAGAGTTATTACAACGTTATAAAGAATTACAAGATATTATTGCCATCCTTGGTATGGAAGAATTATCTGAAGAAGATAAACTTGCCGTAAGCCGTGCAAGACGTGTTCAGAGATTCTTATCACAACCCTTCCATGTTGCTGAACAATTTACTGGTATTCCTGGTGTTCTTGTAGATATCAAAGATACCATCAAAGGATTCAATATGATTATGGATGGCGAATTAGATCATTTACCAGAAGCCGCTTTTAACTTAAAGGGCACCATTGAAGAGGCAATCGAAGCTGGAGAGAAAATGTTGGCTGAAGCCTAA
- the nagB gene encoding glucosamine-6-phosphate deaminase gives MRINIDELQNITHQEAGKFEETRFEKIHNVIFSSSYEGSLVVAKEIADLIKKKQAKKQPCILGLATGSSPIRVYEELVRMHHEEGLSFTNVITFNLDEYYPMDRYNIQSYHYFMHEHLFNHIDILPENIHIPDGKVSPEELYQYCIDYEMKIKSYGGLDFQLLGIGRTGHIGFNEPGSHFNSGTRSITLDHVTRADAAPAFLGIDNVPRKAITMGIGTIRNAKRIVLLAWGSKKAGIIKKSIEGEITPQIPATYLQEHNNVTFVLDDDAASELTRVKTPWLVTSCHWTESLKLKAVVWLSEFLDKSILKLTDKDYNDNGMSGLLTEEGTAYDLNIKMFNKMQHTITGWPGGKPNADDSNRPERAFPASKRVIIFSPHPDDDVISMGGTFDRLIEQGHEVHVAYQTSGNIAVSDEEALKFAEIAHNLNPSDQISSIIRFLKNKKESDIDTVEVRQLKAHIRRSESLGATRYLGLKDTNVHFLDLPFYETGTIKKANLSEADIEIMVNLIDAIKPHQIYAAGDLADPHGTHRVCLNALTSAIDALKDKDYMNDCWVWLYRGAWHEWESYEIEMAVPMSPDQVLRKRRAIFHHQSQKDGVMFQGEDSREFWVRAEDRNLLTAKKYNALGLADYAAIEAFKRYYF, from the coding sequence ATGCGAATTAATATTGACGAACTACAGAATATAACGCACCAAGAAGCGGGTAAATTTGAAGAAACCCGTTTTGAAAAAATCCATAATGTAATTTTCAGTTCCTCCTATGAAGGTTCTTTGGTGGTCGCTAAAGAAATAGCTGATTTAATCAAGAAAAAACAAGCCAAAAAACAACCTTGTATACTTGGTTTGGCAACTGGATCTTCTCCTATTAGAGTATATGAGGAGTTAGTAAGAATGCACCACGAGGAAGGCTTAAGCTTTACCAATGTTATCACCTTCAATTTGGATGAATATTATCCGATGGACCGTTATAACATACAGAGCTATCACTATTTTATGCATGAACATTTGTTCAATCATATAGATATACTCCCTGAAAATATCCATATCCCTGATGGCAAGGTTTCACCCGAGGAACTATACCAATATTGTATAGATTATGAGATGAAAATAAAGTCTTACGGAGGTTTAGATTTTCAACTTTTGGGTATTGGCAGAACAGGACATATTGGTTTTAATGAACCCGGTTCGCACTTTAATTCTGGAACAAGAAGCATCACATTAGACCATGTTACCCGTGCAGATGCAGCCCCAGCATTTCTTGGTATTGACAATGTTCCTAGAAAGGCAATTACCATGGGAATCGGCACCATCAGGAATGCAAAACGTATTGTTCTACTTGCTTGGGGTAGTAAAAAGGCGGGAATTATTAAAAAGTCTATTGAAGGCGAAATAACCCCACAAATTCCCGCAACTTATTTACAGGAGCATAATAATGTAACCTTTGTTCTTGATGATGATGCCGCGTCAGAGTTAACAAGGGTAAAAACTCCTTGGCTTGTTACTTCCTGTCATTGGACTGAATCTTTAAAACTTAAGGCAGTTGTTTGGTTAAGTGAGTTTTTAGATAAGTCTATCCTTAAGCTAACAGATAAAGATTACAATGACAACGGAATGTCTGGGCTTCTTACAGAGGAAGGCACCGCATACGACTTAAACATTAAAATGTTTAATAAAATGCAACATACCATTACGGGTTGGCCCGGTGGAAAGCCTAACGCTGATGATTCTAACCGGCCAGAAAGGGCATTCCCTGCTTCAAAAAGAGTAATAATATTTAGCCCCCACCCAGATGATGATGTCATCTCAATGGGTGGAACTTTCGATCGTCTTATTGAACAGGGCCATGAAGTTCATGTGGCCTATCAAACTTCAGGTAATATAGCAGTCTCTGATGAGGAAGCATTAAAATTCGCAGAAATAGCCCACAACCTTAATCCAAGTGATCAGATTTCATCCATCATCCGATTTTTGAAAAACAAGAAGGAAAGTGATATAGACACTGTTGAGGTAAGACAACTCAAAGCCCATATTAGACGGTCAGAATCTCTTGGGGCAACACGTTATTTAGGTCTTAAGGATACAAATGTTCATTTTTTGGATTTGCCGTTTTATGAAACAGGAACCATTAAAAAAGCAAATTTAAGCGAAGCCGATATTGAAATTATGGTGAATTTAATAGACGCAATTAAACCACATCAAATCTATGCAGCAGGGGATTTAGCAGATCCACATGGAACTCATAGGGTTTGCCTAAATGCCTTAACAAGTGCCATCGATGCACTGAAGGATAAAGATTATATGAATGATTGCTGGGTATGGCTGTATCGAGGAGCATGGCACGAGTGGGAGTCTTATGAAATTGAAATGGCCGTCCCAATGAGTCCCGATCAAGTTCTACGAAAAAGAAGGGCGATTTTTCACCACCAATCCCAAAAAGATGGAGTAATGTTTCAAGGAGAGGATTCGCGAGAGTTTTGGGTCCGCGCGGAAGACAGAAATTTATTGACGGCAAAAAAATATAATGCGTTAGGCTTGGCCGATTACGCGGCAATAGAAGCATTCAAAAGATATTATTTCTAA
- a CDS encoding LytR/AlgR family response regulator transcription factor has protein sequence MKIRCVILDDEPMAVDVILEHLKNFDNIDVIGTFNTPKKALNFIEKEKVDLIFLDLNMPQMGGFEFIEKLSKSPLIVLTTAYREYAVKSYELNVLDYLVKPIPFNRFLKTINKIYQKLFNDIPGLDNGLQQEPHIFLKVSKKLVKVNLNDILYIESLKDYIKVVTLIGDFVVYKSLTAISEELPVSNFLQVHRSYTIAINKIESVEGNLVEISGRKIPIGRNYVKVAKERIFQSSEKNL, from the coding sequence ATGAAAATTAGATGCGTAATTCTTGATGATGAACCTATGGCCGTAGATGTCATTTTAGAACATCTTAAGAATTTTGACAACATAGATGTTATTGGCACATTTAATACTCCTAAAAAGGCATTAAATTTTATAGAAAAAGAAAAAGTTGACCTTATTTTCTTAGATCTTAATATGCCACAAATGGGGGGATTCGAGTTTATTGAAAAACTTTCTAAAAGTCCCCTAATTGTATTAACTACAGCCTATAGAGAATATGCCGTTAAGAGCTATGAATTAAATGTTTTGGACTATTTGGTAAAACCGATACCCTTTAATCGCTTTCTAAAGACTATTAATAAGATTTATCAAAAACTATTTAATGATATCCCTGGCTTAGATAATGGATTGCAACAAGAGCCTCACATCTTTTTAAAAGTAAGTAAGAAATTAGTAAAGGTGAATCTAAATGATATTCTTTATATAGAAAGTCTTAAGGATTATATAAAGGTTGTAACCCTAATAGGCGACTTCGTAGTTTACAAATCCTTAACTGCCATTTCTGAAGAATTACCGGTATCGAACTTTTTGCAAGTCCACAGGTCTTATACCATTGCAATAAATAAAATTGAATCGGTTGAAGGCAATCTAGTTGAAATTTCTGGAAGGAAAATACCAATTGGAAGGAATTACGTGAAAGTTGCCAAAGAACGGATATTTCAATCGAGTGAGAAAAATCTTTAA
- a CDS encoding M61 family metallopeptidase, whose protein sequence is MKLIFHCFLFFSACNIFSQNTEYIVSFENAEHNEISVEVSFKDIKVDTAVFRMARSSPGRYALHEFAKNVYSVRAENDQGKELNVFRPDPYSWAVVGHTGFLKIHYTLFANRADGTYSQVDESHAHLNMPATFMYMPELSDHEMLVNFKPRTDLNWKIATQLEKMEENKYRAPNLQYFMDSPTEISDFYKGTFVIEGPNGRQKINLVVHDSMATQLEFEEYLKHTESIVKTQQKIIGELPKFDFGEYTFLACYMPQVNGDGMEHRNSTVLTSTRSLSQGGIQENIGTVSHEFFHCWNVERIRPASLEPFNFEKANMSGALWFAEGFTNYYDALSLTRAKIWDLNTFLVNESFSFNYVWTSPGRNYFNPIEMSQQAPFVDAATALDPTNRENTHISYYNYGEMLGFALDLTLRQIGKSLDAYMKLVWQRFGKTEKPYEINDLKEILASYTNQELANNFFKNFIYDSQIPNFTELLSIVGVRLEQREELSWGALVRYGKVMSNPFEDSTAYLSGLQMGDIIEKIDTTPITQGDDLNAMIKNLDTDIEHTIVIKRFGTLIEKPLVLKPWTEYKLKAQEELELTAKQKEARRLWLQQ, encoded by the coding sequence ATGAAACTAATTTTCCACTGTTTTCTATTTTTTTCTGCTTGCAACATATTCTCCCAAAACACTGAATATATTGTCTCTTTTGAGAATGCCGAACATAATGAAATTTCAGTAGAGGTTTCCTTTAAGGACATAAAAGTGGATACTGCGGTTTTTAGAATGGCGAGAAGTTCACCAGGACGGTATGCTCTTCATGAATTTGCCAAAAACGTTTATTCTGTGCGAGCCGAAAATGACCAAGGAAAAGAATTAAATGTATTTAGGCCTGATCCATATTCTTGGGCGGTGGTCGGACATACAGGGTTCTTAAAGATTCATTACACATTATTTGCAAATAGGGCAGATGGTACTTATTCTCAAGTAGATGAAAGTCATGCGCATTTAAATATGCCTGCCACATTTATGTACATGCCCGAATTGAGTGACCATGAAATGTTGGTTAATTTCAAACCGCGAACTGATTTAAATTGGAAAATTGCCACCCAATTGGAAAAAATGGAAGAGAACAAGTATAGGGCACCTAATCTTCAATATTTTATGGATAGTCCAACAGAAATAAGTGATTTCTATAAGGGCACATTTGTGATTGAGGGACCTAATGGTCGGCAAAAAATTAATCTTGTGGTTCACGATTCCATGGCAACCCAACTTGAGTTTGAGGAGTATTTAAAGCATACAGAATCTATTGTTAAAACCCAACAAAAGATTATTGGCGAACTTCCGAAGTTTGATTTTGGTGAATATACTTTTTTAGCCTGCTATATGCCGCAAGTAAATGGGGATGGTATGGAACACAGAAACTCTACTGTACTTACTAGTACTAGGAGTTTATCCCAAGGAGGTATACAAGAGAATATAGGAACAGTTTCGCATGAGTTTTTCCATTGTTGGAATGTTGAGCGCATTCGTCCCGCATCTCTTGAACCCTTTAATTTTGAAAAGGCTAATATGAGTGGTGCCCTATGGTTTGCTGAGGGTTTTACAAATTACTATGATGCACTTTCTTTAACGCGAGCAAAGATTTGGGACCTAAATACTTTTCTAGTCAATGAGAGTTTTTCCTTTAATTATGTTTGGACCTCTCCTGGGCGTAACTATTTTAATCCTATTGAAATGAGTCAACAGGCACCCTTTGTTGATGCAGCTACCGCTTTAGACCCTACTAACAGAGAGAACACACATATATCGTATTATAACTATGGTGAAATGCTAGGGTTTGCTTTAGATTTAACATTACGGCAGATTGGAAAATCTTTAGATGCCTATATGAAATTGGTTTGGCAAAGATTTGGAAAAACCGAAAAACCATATGAAATAAATGACCTTAAAGAAATATTAGCATCTTATACCAATCAGGAACTTGCGAACAATTTTTTTAAAAACTTCATTTATGATTCCCAAATTCCAAATTTTACAGAATTACTGAGTATTGTTGGCGTACGTCTAGAACAGAGAGAAGAGTTATCTTGGGGAGCTCTCGTGCGGTACGGAAAAGTTATGTCGAACCCGTTCGAGGATTCCACTGCCTATTTAAGTGGATTGCAAATGGGCGATATCATTGAAAAAATAGATACTACACCCATTACCCAAGGAGATGATTTGAATGCTATGATAAAGAATTTAGACACTGATATTGAACATACAATAGTTATAAAAAGATTTGGGACATTAATTGAAAAACCGTTGGTTTTGAAACCATGGACGGAATATAAACTTAAGGCTCAGGAGGAATTAGAGTTAACCGCAAAACAGAAAGAAGCTCGCCGACTTTGGTTACAACAATAA